From the genome of Cetobacterium somerae ATCC BAA-474:
GCTATTATTAATCTATCTTTAATATTCATTTTTCCTCCGTTATTTTTATCTATTAGTTGTGTGCTGCTCCTACAATCTCTTGTATATTTTCTAATCCATTCTCTTCACAAAATTTTTCTAATCCATCTTTTATCTCAACTGGTAAAATTGGATTTGAAAATAGTCCTGTTCCTAATGAAACCATTGTTGCTCCTGCCATCATAAATTCTATTGCATCCTCAGTAGAAGAGATCCCTCCCATTCCAACTATTGGTATATTTACATTTTTATATACTTGATATACCATTCTTAAAGCTACTGGTTTTACTGCAGGTCCTGAGAATCCACCAAAAGTATTTCCTAATACAGGTTTTCTCTTTTTAATATCTATTGCCATTCCTAGTAAAGTATTTATTAAAGATACTGCATCTGCACCGTTCTCTTCTACAACTTTTGCTATATGAACTATATCCGTTACGTTAGGTGATAACTTCACAATCAAAGGTTTTGTTGTTACTTCTCTAACAGCCTTTGTTACAGCTCCAGCTACTTCTGGCTTAGCACCAAATGCCATTCCTCCATCTTTTACATTTGGACATGATATATTTAATTCTATCATATCAACTTCTGGAATATTTTCTACTCTTTTAGCTATTTCAACATACTCCTCTATTACTTTTCCATTTATGTTAACTATTATTGGAGACTCAATTCCCGATGACTTTATATTTTTTACAATTACATTTTCAAAGTAATCAATCCCTGGATTTTCAAGTCCAACACAGTTTAGCATTCCTCCTGGAGTCTCTGCTATTCTAGTTCCATAGTTACCATCTCTAGGTTCCATTGTTATTCCTTTTACTACAATTCCTCCCAAAACATTTGGATCAAAATAATCCTTATACTCTAATCCAAACCCAAAACATCCTGACGACGTTACCATTGGATTTTTAAACTCTTTTCCTAAAAAATTTGTTTTTAATCTATTCATCTTTTTCACTCCCTTAGTTTCCACAGCTACACCCTGTATTTTCTTTAGGATTTACATCCACTATTATTTTTGAATCAAAAACCGGTCCATCATGACAAACTTTTTTCATTCCATCTAATGTTTTTATTGAACATCCAACACATGCCTTAACTCCACATGCCATTCTTTCTTCTAAAGATACTTCACAAAACACATCTGCTTTTAACGATGTTTCTGCTACTGCTTCCATCATTTTATGAGGTCCACAAGTTTGAACCATATCTATTTTTTCATCAGATAAAACTCTACTTAAAACAGATATTACATTTCCTTTCTCTCCTAAAGAACCATCATCTGTTGTTATATATGTTTTTACTCCATCTAAATTTAAATTTTCTAATATATTTAAAGCTTCTTTTCCTCTTCCACCAGCTACAAATATAACTTCATTTTCTTTTTTTAACTCATCTATTAGTAGCTTTGTTGGAGCAATTCCCATTCCTCCCCCTACAACAACACACTTTTTATTTTTTACTTCTGTTGTAAATCCTGTTCCTAAAGGTCCTTGGATATTTAAAATTTCTCCAACTTCAAGTGTAGCAAACTCCTGTGTTCCTCCACCTTTTACTTCGTAATAAAACTCTAAAATATTTTTATCTTTATCTACATTATGAAGACTGATTGGTCTTCTTAAAATTCTTATTTCATTTTTTAGTTTTAACATAAAAAACTGTCCAGCTTTTGAATATTGAGAAGCCTTCTCAGATTCTATTTTCATTAAGTAGTAGTCTTCTCCAACTTTATAATTTTCTAATACTTTACAATCCTCTAAAAACATTTTTTCCTCCCAAATCTATCTTAAAATATTTTATTTTTTTATATCTCTATTACAGTAGTAACAATATTCATGTTCTTTATCTACAACATACTTGTTTTCTGTTTCCTCAAATTTTGTAATACACTTTTCATTATTACAAATAATTTTAGTTGATTTTCTAATATCTTTTTCTAGTATCTCACAGTTTAATGTTTCTACCAATCCTAACGCTACTGAAAAAATAGCTTCTCTTGTTGGGACTCCATTTGCTGCTTGTTCAAAATATTTAGCATGCTTTGTTTCATCTAAATCTATTTTTATTTCATCTACCCTAGGCAACGGATGTAAAATTATCATATTTTCTTTACATTTACCTACAATACTTTCTTTATCTATGATATAAACTCCAGCTACTTTTTCATAATCTTCTTGATTATCAAATCTTTCCTTTTGAATTCTT
Proteins encoded in this window:
- a CDS encoding dihydroorotate dehydrogenase, with the translated sequence MNRLKTNFLGKEFKNPMVTSSGCFGFGLEYKDYFDPNVLGGIVVKGITMEPRDGNYGTRIAETPGGMLNCVGLENPGIDYFENVIVKNIKSSGIESPIIVNINGKVIEEYVEIAKRVENIPEVDMIELNISCPNVKDGGMAFGAKPEVAGAVTKAVREVTTKPLIVKLSPNVTDIVHIAKVVEENGADAVSLINTLLGMAIDIKKRKPVLGNTFGGFSGPAVKPVALRMVYQVYKNVNIPIVGMGGISSTEDAIEFMMAGATMVSLGTGLFSNPILPVEIKDGLEKFCEENGLENIQEIVGAAHN
- a CDS encoding dihydroorotate dehydrogenase electron transfer subunit, coding for MFLEDCKVLENYKVGEDYYLMKIESEKASQYSKAGQFFMLKLKNEIRILRRPISLHNVDKDKNILEFYYEVKGGGTQEFATLEVGEILNIQGPLGTGFTTEVKNKKCVVVGGGMGIAPTKLLIDELKKENEVIFVAGGRGKEALNILENLNLDGVKTYITTDDGSLGEKGNVISVLSRVLSDEKIDMVQTCGPHKMMEAVAETSLKADVFCEVSLEERMACGVKACVGCSIKTLDGMKKVCHDGPVFDSKIIVDVNPKENTGCSCGN